GTGATGCCAGTTGGTATGACAAAATTCAacgtaaatattatataaatattactgCCCAGGTAGAACTTATTTTAGAATAAGTTTTTATATTGGCTCGATTATTCCATCTGTATCTTTCACCTAATATTGATATAATACTATATTGCCTATACTACagtattactattttattgtcGCTTTTTTCAGGAGTGTTTCACGAGTCATTTACATTGTATTAAACATTTTGTATGAGATTCACATGGTGTCCCCTATATTACACTAATAATTTTCTTCCATATACAtcgatcttttatttttcattctaggAAATAGTATTTGTAATTGATACAAACATCATAGATTTATCTGTTAGAATGATTCACAGATCAACATCTGAATTGTATATCGATACGACATATCAAATCTTTTGTATCGCtatgattttttatattaatattaagcaTTGTATCATACTGTTACAGAATTGTTAAAATGTGTGCATTTACTATTGTTCGAGTATTTGCTATGAAGAGTATTGGGTCAACATTTCGTCCCAGTATTTGCGTTCTGCCTGGGCAATGCTGTTCCAGTATCGGTAAATATTAAAGTAAACGTGTATGTGTGTCCCAGAGCGGCGAAAAATGGATGGTACGATGGTTTTTCTTTTACATTGGCAAATATTATACACCTTCAGCGCATTGAATAACAAACTTTAGATATCAGATACTGATAAGTATCTCACTGTAAAACAAAGTATTATTAATCACATTCGTCTCGTTTCTTTAAGTTAAACGCTCGCGACTAAGATTTTATAATCTCTATTGTATCGCGTTATTTATTAGTACAACTTGTGGTATGCAGTATCGAGTATAGTCGGTTTCCCGAGGAAAGCTTATCATGCTCGGTATTGTACTACACTTTTTTCGAAACGAACGTTTCCGTAGGCGAATACGAGATACCTGACTTGTATCGAATACTTTTAAAACTCTCTATCGACTGAACTGAAAACGCTACTGCCAATTTCTCTAAACATTCTTCTTCGACGTTCCTTTTATTCCTGATGGCAATTAGattttacgtttcttttttaGCGACCAGCAGGTTTCGTAGCGTACAAtataaataatcttttatttatttcgagGAAACTGCATCTTACCGTTTACAAATGATAATAGAAATAATGCTACACTTCCGCAGTTGATACTGTTTAGATATTTAATGCTGACAAAACAATAAACATGGGTGTTCGTAGTAGATagtacgaataattaaaaaaagtaaaaaaaatgaacaaaaaaaaaagaagataaacgAACATTGTACGAAAAGAAAACACGATCCGTAGATGTTCAGAACTATGTTTTAATCCGATCAGCATTAAACGACAACACTCTTAGTACGTTAATGAAATAAAGTAAATAGATAACCGTACAGTCCGCTGTAAGagaataatatataatgtagcTAAAGTTCGAGAAGTGATtgttaatttgtaataattatttcagtAGCAGATCAGAtgaaaaagataataaatagATATGTAACAGAAACCGATATTCGCTTCCTTGCGTGTTCACTTgtcaatatataaatatatatatatatatatgatataataaaaaaaaaaacacagaaTAAATTAACCAATTTAATACGTCGAAAGCTTTATTCATAGTTcaatcgattaattaattaaaaaaacagaGAGAAATCATTCCTTAATAACTATAGCGACGTTGATGAGAAATTACATATGTTCTTATGTGCGCTACACACGCGTTGGCTTATTCTATGATTATTCACAATAAACTGATTGACATACTTGTAGATAAAGAAACAGAGGAATTATGTATATACCTCGCGGCGAAGTTAGACGAAAAATATCGTGATATTCAcccacacatacatacatatatattctcaCACACGAACACACACAGGAGCGAGGTCAATTTTCCATCAAAGTTTTGAGAAAATTTGATCACACTCTCTTATCGCTGTAAACATTCGTTCGCAAATCCAAGTGTTTGGTTTCGAATGTTTGCGAGTAAATTGGTAAGCAATGAGTACTTTTTTTTTAGTAATGGTTTAATGAATTGATCTCTGCAAGCAGAGAATCTGTATCGGagcaatttattttcattaaaaaaagaatttcaatcgTTTCAGGCGAGAATGCAAGAATGGTACATCAGCCGCTGCTCATCGCTTGCCAATCTATTCATGATTTTGTGAAGTTTAATCCCTTCGGTATGGTGagttatttataattacaaattgtaattatttattttccaatCTAAACTTTTCGTTTACTACTttaagaaattgagaaatttgTAGTGTCTTCTGCATTCAgtgtgtaataaaaaaaaaattgttcagtagaaatacatatttaatttgaatataGGTAATTATAGTCATCAGTCATGCCGGTTGACACTTgttaccgaaagggttaaaggtcgCAAGATCCGATCAGTTCAACCATAGACCGGGAGATCCTAATATCTATGTGCATTGAACCTTTTCTTCATTCGAACAGGTAGATCGTGCCTCTGCCACTGTACAGGGCACACCGCTAATTGGGGGCAATCCGTATATGTAAAACGAGTCGTTCAGTGTCTGTTTGTGATCCCCGGATGCGAGAAAGTCGTTATCCTTGTTTATGATTAACGCTAGACTTCCGGCTGCAAgaagatatttttttatacgaGAATATTGTAAAACGTACGTGTCATAGGTGTATCGGTATGGTGGTTTAATTATCGATGTGTATTAATGGAAATACGTACGAGTATCTAATGGTGAACAGGAACAATTCGAGCTTAAAGTGAACTCGACTGTGGCACGAAGCCGTTGAACCTCACGGGATGCATGAAGATCCAACAACATTCTTGCTTTACGCAGTCGTCTAATAGCCACTTTAACCACGCTACTTGCCGAACAATAAATATTCCTGATGTCTGACGGAATCTTGTCCATGCATATAGGACAAAACTGTTCCGCTCCCGTTGGCgctaaattaaaaatgtaacggtaaataagaaacgaaaaataaacACTGATTGTACGTGTAACTGTTGTAGATTGTAAAATACATTCACTTACACCAAACGTCCGTCTCGATGTCCGTGGTATTCTTTATCTGACTGTCAAATTCCTCCTGTAAGAGATcgtctaatttaattttcattataaaaaaaatacagtaaATTCTCGTTACATTGCAGATTACGAGGCTGTAGAAGTGGAAAATTCTTGGAATTGACAATATAGAAAGAACTTCTTCGGTGCAACGTTTTGTGATAGTTATAGGTAATTATATGTAGATATatttagataattaaaattctcttttaaatattattatcaatTATACCTGTACAGGTTCCTGTTCTCCCCATTGCACAGTTTGATCTTCGGTTCCAAGTGTTGGCGTCAATTCAGGCACCCCATTGGTAGCTATAGTAGTCTCCATTTTATAATCAATCGTATTCGGTTTCACGTAAACCGGTACTGGTCCTTCCATTCCTTCGGGAACATCCAGTTCGTGTTTCATAACAACGAAAGAAGAATTTAATACATCTTTTGTTGGTAATCTTATCGCGCTTAATTGGAATGTTAAATTTTTTGCCGGTTTTTCATCAATTGGTTCCGCACTGCCACACATCGAAGCGATTTTATAGCTCTGGAAGAATTTATATTTGTTACAATCATTGCTTTATAACTTTCTGATTCTTAATTCTTAGATATTTACGCTGGACACCATAAGCTCTTGTTGATAGTAATCGTAAAGCTTGACATTAGCTGGCTCAAGACGATCGACGACGTTCTCCCTTATTATCTTGAAGGAGATGCAATTCTTTTGACTAGTCAATTTATCAAAGTAAATAGAAACCATATCGTTATCCTCCTCGAAACGTTTCACTCCTgttatttatacattattttcaattattattttaattattattaattgatttttaattagaaaaatcagGATCACATTCTATTTGTACACGAAGAAGAGGAAGTTCCTCAACTGTCTGATCGACctaatactttttattattatttagaataTCGTGAATTTACTTGATGTTGGTTGTAACAACGACTGCAAGCTCTCTCGATCAGGTACATAACCACTGATCATTCCAATTTCGAGTAAGGCCATGTTGCTTTCCCCGTCTGCTAATTTATATCGTGCACAAATTGTAATATCCTGTATGGAACACTCGTTTGCATAGGCATCAGAACTGGCAGCCACCGTGAGATCGAAAGCATCTGAACCGGTTGTATGTGGAACGTTGTACCTAATATTAGTCTAAAATTGGGCAAGGATAATTCGTAAAATACGTTGAAATATAAGTAAAAGAAGAGTACGCGTCTTACCTGGACTAAAATACAACCCTTGCCCTCAGCAAAGACTTCAACGATCGTAGGTAAAACGGGTAGATGAATTTGTTTGAGAAGCATACGATTTTCATTGTACAATCTGTGCACAACGTCTATTTCCTTAGCGGTCACCAAAACGGATAAATCAGTATTTTTAGTGCTTATAGTCATAGCATATTCGGCAAGTGCCTCTAAACCGAGAATCGTGTCCTGCGTGGATATGAATCCACCCTTGGCGTTTCTTTGTTTCGATAACCAACGTACAGCCTTCAAAGCTTCAAGCAGATTCTCAGTTCCGCCTAACTTGACTAACGTGAGAATCACGTAAGATGTCATTTCGATGCTCAGGCTCATCGACGGCCTTGTTTTGTCCTCCCACCAAATCAAACCCTTGAATTaatgagaaaataattaatctaaGTGGTTTTTTTCTACCAGTGAGAAATATCTGAATTCTAGTACATTGTAACGAGTGGCGAGGTCCATCAGCGTCTGCACGCTGGCATTAGCAAATGGATGTTCCGACAGTGCTACTGCATAGGTGGTGAGAATCGTAGTGTAAAGATCGTCGTTGCTATTATCCATTATTTTTTCCAGACAGCGGAAGCTGTTACTGATAAGAGACGCTGGCAATGGAACTCGAGATTTGAGCAAAGATATCACAATGTAGGCTGTTAATGCTGCTGATGAACCATCATCTTGAAGTGCACCctgcaatataaataaatttccaaCCTAATCCCTGATATCGGTGTTAGAGATTCTGTGATAATTGATTCAGGATGGAATGATCCCAGGGGAGGACTGATCATCAGGAGTTCAAGAATTTAGGAATTCAGTGATCTTTCcgtaaaaatttaagtcccaGTCCTCCCCTGAATAACCCCATATTTCAGTTTTCTGCTTATTCTTCACGGACCTTCATCTGTTTGTGAAAAACCGTGCCTATAATAGGGAAGCAACCGTTCTCCAATTGTTTTCTCACAATCCAATACGCGGTCATCTCAAGATCAGGCTCGTCGATGTGGATGTAGCTTCGAGCCTGACCAAAGGACTTCAACACGAATGCGGTTAACCATATGGAACTTGCACTGGTAGAGAACGACGAATACGAGCCATCCGGTTTTCTAAAGGTTAGCTCTTTTTGATATCCTGTGTTTGGCGGGAAATCATAGTAATTAAcaatcataaaaatattaacaaaaattttaagGGGAGATAGGGAAGCTGAAAATTTGGAAGTCTAAAAATATGGTAGTGGAAGGCAGttgcaatttaatttataataatgaatgATTAGTTACTTTAGTACCTTCTTCCATATTTTTGATCGCTCTCTCCCGTAGCGCAGGAACTTTGATTTCAAGAACATCCAGATATCGTAACACGTGAAAATTTGGTACGAACAGAAGCATAGTTTGTTCACCACAGCCCGTTGGTACCCTCACGAGTTTATCCAGATTCTCGAGTGCCGGTCCTAAAACGTCCCCTACCAATGTTACATACGCTCTCCCACTGTCAGGTACCACATCCTCGGGGAACCTCACTTCCCACATGAATGTGGAATCATCATTGAAGTCCGTCGGACAAACTAACATCGTTTTCGTTTCTTCCACTGGGAAACCTTCAGGCAGAATTAGAATTGGTTTCACAATTGTGTcccttaaaaaaaaagaatgataaaaagATAATTACATCAACATCGTtatcgtttaaccctttgaaaacaagcaaattattttcatttcaaattatgAGGGTAAATATACGTCTtttgcagtcaaagggttaatagttTGACCAGCATGCTAAGTTAGCCCATAATTACCGTGTAAATACCAAAGTTTGAGGTCCACAGGGATCAAAATAGTCAGTGTCTACGGAAGCGGAAACTGTTATGTTAACTTCCCCAATAACTCGTGGTCTTAGCACGTATTCGTGGACAACACTGTCCCTTGGTTTCACGCAAAACGATGCTGTCGGGTGCGACAAATGCAAATCTACCCCTGATATATTTTCCAGCTTGATCTTCACCTGTGTGTCAGATCCACTTagaaattattgttatttattaggATAGCTGTGATTCATTTACATAGTTCATTAATTACAGGTAAGCTATGCTGCATGTAATTGAAGAGAGAGACTTTCATACGAAACATTTCTCCACGTTTCACACTGTACGGCAAACTATAGTCGAGGAAGAACGACTGAAATGCTGTTATGGTGGTTGGTGGTGCTATTCCCAGCCCATGGATCGGTGATATGCACGCTGTGTAACTGACCCAATCGGTGATCGTGTCTGGGAGTGTACGTTCTATCGTCACTTTACCTTCTTTCctgtgaaaataatttattatgtgGATATTTAACATTTCAACATAAAATTGCTTAAGTAACAGGCATTGGCGTTAAAGAGTAGTTTATAGTCATACCCAGTAGGCACTAATTCCCATAACCATGTTTCAGGAAAATATGATCTAAGTGTGGGCGTCTGATCGAAACTTTCGTCAACGTATTCTACCCCTGGATCCATTGCTGCAGCCGCAACCGCGGAATCGATCACTGGAAAagtaagaaattttattattaaaaatcatcaacTTAATATTACCTTAATagtataattaatagtattaattatattaattaataatataatagcaatgccattaaaaataatatttttcaattgttttccATTAATTAAAGTTAATATGTAGGTACTTGCCAGTTCTATCCATTGTCATCATCCTCATACTGTTGGATACATACAACTGTTCTGAGAATCCTACTGAACAAGGTCGTGCTTTTTGTACGAGATTGCTCATCACAACCACTCCGAAATCCTATCagaaagagaataaaatttACAAGAAATATTAGAAGTAATTTTTTCATGTAATGACTTAATATTCTGcaatatcttcttttttttcaaatttctgtgGGACGAATATGTTATAGGAGAAATAGTGAAAGTAGAGGTGACATTTGAAGGGACTACAGCTTTTATGAACAAGTCGCCACTATGGTTATTAATGAATATTGCTGCGAAAATGTCTTACATTGAAGGCTTGCATGGCATTAACATAATCAACCGATCTGTGGTAAGTATTCGAACGCCTTTTTCGAAGCCATCCTAGACCCCGTTGTACCGCAGGAAGTGGCAGATGAGCGAACTCTTCATTAGGTGCCGACACTAATACAATTCAGACCTAACATTTAGTTATACCATATCGTCGCATCGACACCGTAAACATTGGTGTAGTTGCGCAACCATAATTATCCGATAGGGGGGTCAAACAAACTTTTGCATACCTCATTAACATCATGATAATACTAAGTCTAATTTTCTtcatctaaaaaaaaagaaggtactTATTTCTTGAATAGGGAGGTCAACCGATCCTTCTGATCCCCCTTAGTTGCGCTATTGCATTAGTGGTAAACATACTTTCGCAATTAGTCTGCATCCAATTCTCACGAAGATCCGAGGTTGGATGATACATTTTCAATCGTTCGAATGTCTGAGCGGCATTAATCAAGTTGGATTTCAATCCACTCAAGAAAAGTGTCGATTCGTCGATAGCCGAAATCGCACACAGTGACCATGGTGCTGCTTCCACGTGGTACTGAGTCGTCGATCCTGGTGTTTGAACGTCGGTGTGCCACGCAGTTTTCACCTTGTTCTCGAAACAATGACCAACCTCGATCGTGTATGTCGCAGCCACGATTTCACCATCAGATCGCACGTAATAGAGTAACAGTTCGGATATTGGTGCCATGCTTGATGTTACTTTCACGCTTAATGGGAATCTGATTAAAAAGAATTGTATTGATACATGTTAATTAATGGGGTCATCGGTGTAAGTGGGATTTTTTTGGGGGGGTGGTCCAGGACTTTCATTAGCAGAATCAAGTGTTGGagttttagaatattaaaatcttaAGGCTTGAAAATTTTTGGGATCATAAACCAATTGGTAAAATTTACCTGTGTACAATGGGATCTTGATCGGTTTTATTTTCCGAAGATTCAAGGCTACCCAATAAATTGCGAAACTCAGAGTAGTTTAATATGGTATCACGACCGGGCTTGTGCTTCACGTGtccatatatcaagatatcgcCTTTCGAATTGATAGAATAATGGAATAAAATGGATTCGTTGACTTCCGTGTCCGGGGGTATCGTATACATGACGTTGAAGGAATATTTTTCTCCACATACGATGGGCTGACTTCCTCTTGCCACAGCCAAGTAACTATCAGATGGGGAGTACCATGGATTCACGTTGATATGCGCCGAAGGTTGATTCATAAATACCTACGAAAATGATAGACGTACAGGGTGAACCAATTAGCGTAAGTAGGTAGGGGTCAAGGTAGGAGCgagagaaatttttgaaattttcaaataatacttaCTTTCCATCGATTCTCGGGCGcataatatttcattgaataatCAACGGCGGTGGCAACGAAACTTAACAAAATGACGTTCTTGTGTTGAGGTGGTACAATGAAATCAATGAAACCATCGGCGGACGATGTAAAATCACGGCATTCGACCACGTCATGGTACAATCTGTGTTTTCTACGGACTTTTAAGCAAAACTGAATCTTTTCGGTCGGAGCTGGGGTATTGTCTTGTCGCAGAACTCGTAActattgaataataataaacaaattattagatcgaattataaaatttcgcaCGAGTTGATCAATCCTTTGCaatcataaaatttaataaacttcTTTTTAGGGTTCCGAGTATTTTTGAAATCTAGCATTTTTAAGTTAAACGTAACACAATAAAAAAAGGAGAGGCGTATTTCCTGTCATACAAAGAAGAATTGAGAGGCTTTATACAATCTTGTATCGGTCGTCTAATAAACaatagaaaacaatagaaattaCAACTGCAAAGATTGATAAACTATAGAAAATATTCACCTTTCCATGGTAAGGTAAATCCAGCTTAAAGTATTTAGGCATGTATTGGGCGAATTCGATTTTTAAGGCCTCGTGCTTCACTGGCGTCCAATTGATCATAGTTTCTACTACTCCGGTACCGGCTTCTGTGAAATTCGCTATTAGAATAATGTTTTCCGGGTCTACGCTCCATCGTGGCAAATTAAGAATCGATCcagaaattgcaaattttgtaCATCCGTCTGGTGAATCCATCTGAACAATTCATATCTCCGTTGAGTAACCTCGTGTCAAGATgacggagaaaaaaagaaaggatatATCGCTTACTTCCGTTTTGTAACGTATTTCGGTAACGTTATACGTTATTCGCCAATGACGTATGTCCGGTGTTAATTTTAACAGCAGAGTACCTTTTACGGGTTTATTGTAGCTATATCTGTAATATTTTGTTATTGTCAAATTACAAATGTAGAAGCAGTAATAATTGTATTTACTGACTGTAGTATAATACTGTTTGAAAATCTATGGTTAATTGTTTTGTTTGATATCGCGCTCGAGAAAGGGATAATCCTTTCAGGTAAACACAGGAATTATCGCATCGAAGCGCGATCATTATTCATTCGTTCTTGAGCCTTCCTCGAATCAATACACAATTGGAAAGCCGAACAAATGTATTATGCTCAAACTGAAAACATAGATATTCAACCCCACCAATTCCTAGTGTGTGATTAACGGTTAGTTAATActgtaaaattaattctttaattaatcctttcgttactggaaactgattgaaaaatatttgtacattatttttcttttttattaagtaTCACTGATGATTCTAATATCTGCCAATGATAaaacgaaattttattttaataacgaaagggttaattctcagaatatttgaaaagtCTTATGATAAGAGATAAGTAACAGTAACAATACTTGACACAGATGTTCCATGTAACGTTCTCTGCATCCGCAAGTACATATTTCGGGGAAGTTATTGATATTTGGAATCTTGGTAGAACGTATTTAGTTACTTCGAATGTAGTAGTGTGAATCAGCTGAGGGTTTGAATATTTCTCCACTTTAATCTTCCACATTCCCTGTTATAAACAATTCTTCTATATAATTTAACAGCTTGATAACTTATCCATATATTACACAAGTAtaattcgaaattaattaacagaACATTAATGTATAAAGCATCTAATTTATATCTTAACAAATTTATGAGATTTGAATTTTACCCAGCGTGGTTCTGACGACAAAGGAAATGCCAACTGTACCATCCCGTTCTCCGTGCTCACGTTTGACCATTGTGCCACTCTCACTTCCGCCGGAGTTTCAATCCATACTTTTGAAATCTGTGAACGATTTATTTCGTACAGGAACGATAAAGCTTAAATACTAAAAGCATTTAGAGGTAATCAATTTCTCACCGGTTTTTTCCAAGGCTTCAAATCATGTTTAAGCATAAGAATTCTAATATTAACATCTTGACCAGGTTTATAAATTGGTTTATCAGTTTCCACAAAAGTGATCAGAGAATTCTGCTGAATTTCCATCATTTTCATTACATTCACTACATATTCGGGATGTTTCTCGAATTTAATCGTCAGTCGAAGAAAGACGGTTGTGTCTTGTGGCGTCGGTATCATCAGTTCCAAACATGTTTCTATACctgtttcaaaatataaaaatgtaatattattaatcAACTTTAATGACATCGTTATTTATTTTCGTATTAGCGTTTGACATCAAAGCAATCGTCCCTTTGCAATCTATTGACATAACTGCATTCGGACAAAAGCATGCCCTTAATCGATAAATTGCTACCAAGAACGCTCTTCCAACCGAGCGTCAATTTAGCTAATTGTTATTCCTACATACGCAGTTAGTGGTTACAAAGAATATTTCTATCAAACGAATCTCAAAACAACACCGATGCTTCCATACAATGTTTTATTTTGACCTTTTGCAATCGAAAGCCCTTCCATAGAAAATTAACAAACGTATATCCAATTAGTGGTTTTTTTTAAAATCAGTACTTCCAGTCACTTCGAGTTTACTTAAGTTTACTTTAAGATTGTCTTCAGATTTTTTTAACGATGTATCGGATATTATTTGTTCAAGTTGCACCTTGATCAAGCTAAACGGCCAATGTTCGTTGTTCACCCCGtgcataataatataattgggTTTCCCATGTATTTCAACAATTGGTTATTTCCTCTCCAGAGAGGGTGATAGACCAATTCAGTTCCCTCGCAGGAAGTAGCGACAATTTCAATTTACGATTTGTTTAAAGAGCCCGACGCGACGCAAAAATGACTGGCGAACGGGAAGGAggtgaagagaagaaagaacgagggaagatgaattttcaaaagTAATCGGCTACGGATAAATGTACTGCAATGTAGcataattcatttcaaatacggagcataatatttaaaattatttttgtgaCCGACTGTATTTATCAGTTATTGCAGCAACGAGAGTGTACTTACAATCATTAAACAGCAATTTAAGATAAACAAATAAAAGCAGAAAAGGTCATCATTCTATTCCGGCGATAAGATACTTTTTCGCGCAATACAgacgataaataaatgaatctaaattcagaaataaaatgaatgcaATATCGTGTATTTGTAGGAACATTGCAGAAATATCTATTaaggaaataaaattcaaagaacAGTTTGTTGTATGTAAGATTAGAGTGGTCAAAGGTCTACATTCGATTATGAAGAATTGAAAAGTTGTTGGTATAATGattaaattttgtaacaaaGCATCTCTTCTTCCTTAttgaattttcttctctttttacttTTACAAATATACCGCTATTTACCTGTCGTTAAGACGGTGTCAGTACTAGACAATACACCCTGTTCTGATGGCTGAGATAATAGTTCCAGAAGAACATGCGCTGGAGGCTCTAAATTGTGCAAAGACAGGCATCCACTTACAGTTTCACCAGCTAAAAGCCTGTTAGGTATTGTAAATACGTATCCCCTGAAAATAGAGCAGAATTGGTAtggttttcaaattatttatccaTTTTTCAGTCGCTAGAAATTAGCATGATTATAAGGACATAGTGCAgtagaattttctttattcaaatgaaattttattagagGCTAGATTGACACGTGGTGATTGAAGGCTATAAATCTACGCTCTCTAAGACGAACCGTAGATCCCAGCAACGTAGATCTACCCCCTTTGCTacatttgattattttttatttaaaaattagcgGAAGAATTAAACCCAAAGTAATTAATTACCGTTCAATATTTGAACTGGTTAAATTGCAGCGTATAAATCCCACTAAACAGCAAAGTGTCACCAAAAACAATAATTTATCCATTTTGATCTTAGGATAATGTCATACACAGTCTTTTACTTTTGACAAACTATACACCCACGCATGTTTTTCGAATTCGTTGGTTCTCTTTCAAATCTGAATACACGAGTATTGTACAAATATAAAAGAACGTTTAAGAATATGCAGATTCACGTTACAGCACGCTGTACGCAGACTGAAAGCACGATATTCGTTCGGTGCCTCTTATTTACCCCCTGAATCTCCAAGGGGAAGGGTTACGTATTTCATTGATACCGGCTAGAACacgatttcaattcaattttcctcTTATTTTGCTCGATCGACCTTTGTCACAAGCATTTATATTCTAGGAACTGTGTATTTGTTTTGATATACATGAAGATTAATTCCATGTATTCGTACGCGGTTGAGAATATTTCAAgaggaatgaaaattatttcatttatactttCAACGCTATATAATCAATGTTTTTAAAAAGATTGTTATGCTTGGGAAGAATATTTTCtgttaacaattttaaattgataaatGATTTCTAAACTACTGTataaaaagtattacaaaatacgAGTTGATTGCTTGGTGTTAATAGttaatggaatttttaaattaatactgATATATACAGGGTTTGATTCTGAATACCTTTTTCCTTTATCAAAATGCTCATTAaagcttagtttttgaattattaattaaaaacaccgGTCAATCAGAGTGTGCCTAGGGCGCATGCGCAACCGTGAGAATGTCGGCCACGATGTTACCGACGCGCGGTCGAACAGTTTGTGCGTGACCATAGTCGACGTCGGACGCTGTATTGCTCGCGGTTGATGTA
This Osmia lignaria lignaria isolate PbOS001 chromosome 9, iyOsmLign1, whole genome shotgun sequence DNA region includes the following protein-coding sequences:
- the LOC117607849 gene encoding murinoglobulin-1 — encoded protein: MDKLLFLVTLCCLVGFIRCNLTSSNIERGYVFTIPNRLLAGETVSGCLSLHNLEPPAHVLLELLSQPSEQGVLSSTDTVLTTGIETCLELMIPTPQDTTVFLRLTIKFEKHPEYVVNVMKMMEIQQNSLITFVETDKPIYKPGQDVNIRILMLKHDLKPWKKPISKVWIETPAEVRVAQWSNVSTENGMVQLAFPLSSEPRWGMWKIKVEKYSNPQLIHTTTFEVTKYVLPRFQISITSPKYVLADAENVTWNICVKYSYNKPVKGTLLLKLTPDIRHWRITYNVTEIRYKTEMDSPDGCTKFAISGSILNLPRWSVDPENIILIANFTEAGTGVVETMINWTPVKHEALKIEFAQYMPKYFKLDLPYHGKLRVLRQDNTPAPTEKIQFCLKVRRKHRLYHDVVECRDFTSSADGFIDFIVPPQHKNVILLSFVATAVDYSMKYYAPENRWKVFMNQPSAHINVNPWYSPSDSYLAVARGSQPIVCGEKYSFNVMYTIPPDTEVNESILFHYSINSKGDILIYGHVKHKPGRDTILNYSEFRNLLGSLESSENKTDQDPIVHRFPLSVKVTSSMAPISELLLYYVRSDGEIVAATYTIEVGHCFENKVKTAWHTDVQTPGSTTQYHVEAAPWSLCAISAIDESTLFLSGLKSNLINAAQTFERLKMYHPTSDLRENWMQTNCEMSAPNEEFAHLPLPAVQRGLGWLRKRRSNTYHRSVDYVNAMQAFNDFGVVVMSNLVQKARPCSVGFSEQLYVSNSMRMMTMDRTVIDSAVAAAAMDPGVEYVDESFDQTPTLRSYFPETWLWELVPTGKEGKVTIERTLPDTITDWVSYTACISPIHGLGIAPPTTITAFQSFFLDYSLPYSVKRGEMFRMKVSLFNYMQHSLPVKIKLENISGVDLHLSHPTASFCVKPRDSVVHEYVLRPRVIGEVNITVSASVDTDYFDPCGPQTLVFTRDTIVKPILILPEGFPVEETKTMLVCPTDFNDDSTFMWEVRFPEDVVPDSGRAYVTLVGDVLGPALENLDKLVRVPTGCGEQTMLLFVPNFHVLRYLDVLEIKVPALRERAIKNMEEGYQKELTFRKPDGSYSSFSTSASSIWLTAFVLKSFGQARSYIHIDEPDLEMTAYWIVRKQLENGCFPIIGTVFHKQMKGALQDDGSSAALTAYIVISLLKSRVPLPASLISNSFRCLEKIMDNSNDDLYTTILTTYAVALSEHPFANASVQTLMDLATRYNGLIWWEDKTRPSMSLSIEMTSYVILTLVKLGGTENLLEALKAVRWLSKQRNAKGGFISTQDTILGLEALAEYAMTISTKNTDLSVLVTAKEIDVVHRLYNENRMLLKQIHLPVLPTIVEVFAEGKGCILVQTNIRYNVPHTTGSDAFDLTVAASSDAYANECSIQDITICARYKLADGESNMALLEIGMISGYVPDRESLQSLLQPTSRVKRFEEDNDMVSIYFDKLTSQKNCISFKIIRENVVDRLEPANVKLYDYYQQELMVSSSYKIASMCGSAEPIDEKPAKNLTFQLSAIRLPTKDVLNSSFVVMKHELDVPEGMEGPVPVYVKPNTIDYKMETTIATNGVPELTPTLGTEDQTVQWGEQEPVQEEFDSQIKNTTDIETDVWSPTGAEQFCPICMDKIPSDIRNIYCSASSVVKVAIRRLRKARMLLDLHASREVQRLRATVEFTLSSNCSCSPLDTPGSLALIINKDNDFLASGDHKQTLNDSFYIYGLPPISGVPCTVAEARSTCSNEEKVQCT